A genomic window from Gemmatimonadaceae bacterium includes:
- a CDS encoding DUF4249 family protein — protein sequence MFRSSSRLLLALCAFALTACEFDKIDLSRTTPTIVVHAVLNTTAPNQVVLVERTLTGAITVVDTNFTANDPIASAGGDPVSGAIVEIIDSTGNAIAGLEDRVTRSDHLGAGVYRVPLAGTNLRLGARYQLRIRTDSQTVTAFTRIPAPDVTSSGGLTRPFNRDRDTMVVKWNPAAIARSYAVRIESPFSPFFLFTDSTHVRITGDIRNPFASDLERVLFPGFRQDMLVAAVDSNFYDYYRTGNDPFTGSGVISRVTNGLGMFGSLVPLTSGTLTVTADQTEPIEGRFRLQQTSTSDPSPVATQFVLYIESKAAKANAPDALSGRFNSNTPSPRTDGVIGEQLGNAITLALLNNQRVGDTLDVFSGTLQGTTLTGTYRKKGTTAVFIKQ from the coding sequence GTGTTTCGATCAAGTTCTAGACTCCTCCTGGCGCTGTGCGCGTTCGCGCTCACCGCGTGCGAGTTCGACAAGATCGACCTCTCGCGCACGACGCCGACCATCGTCGTGCACGCGGTCCTGAACACCACCGCTCCGAACCAGGTCGTGCTCGTCGAGCGCACGTTGACCGGCGCGATCACGGTCGTGGACACGAACTTCACGGCCAACGATCCCATCGCGAGCGCGGGCGGCGACCCGGTGAGCGGCGCCATCGTCGAGATCATCGATTCCACCGGCAACGCCATCGCCGGCCTCGAGGATCGCGTGACGCGATCCGACCACTTGGGCGCCGGCGTGTATCGCGTCCCGCTCGCCGGCACCAACCTTCGGCTGGGCGCGCGATATCAGCTGCGCATTCGCACCGACAGCCAGACGGTCACGGCGTTCACGCGCATTCCTGCGCCGGACGTCACGTCGTCGGGCGGTTTGACACGTCCGTTCAATCGCGATCGCGACACGATGGTCGTGAAGTGGAATCCGGCGGCGATCGCGCGCAGCTACGCGGTGCGGATCGAGAGTCCGTTCAGCCCATTCTTCCTCTTCACCGACAGCACGCACGTGCGGATCACCGGTGACATTCGAAATCCGTTCGCGAGCGATCTCGAGCGCGTGTTGTTCCCGGGCTTTCGCCAGGACATGCTCGTCGCCGCCGTCGACTCGAACTTCTACGACTACTATCGCACCGGCAACGATCCATTCACGGGCAGCGGTGTCATCAGCCGCGTGACGAATGGACTTGGGATGTTCGGGTCGCTGGTGCCGCTGACGAGCGGCACGCTCACGGTGACCGCGGACCAGACCGAGCCCATCGAAGGCCGCTTTCGTCTGCAGCAGACGTCGACGAGCGATCCATCGCCCGTAGCGACCCAGTTCGTGCTCTACATCGAATCGAAAGCCGCGAAAGCGAATGCTCCCGACGCATTGAGCGGGCGCTTCAACTCGAACACGCCGTCTCCGCGCACGGACGGCGTGATCGGCGAGCAGCTCGGCAACGCGATCACGCTCGCGCTGCTCAACAATCAACGCGTCGGCGACACGCTCGACGTGTTCAGTGGCACGCTGCAGGGCACCACGCTCACGGGGACGTATCGCAAGAAGGGCACGACTGCCGTGTTCATCAAACAGTAG
- a CDS encoding response regulator has protein sequence MTHAHVLLVEDSEAVAGAMHILIESAGYRFTWAESIADAIARGTTDPAQLVLLDLTLPDGEGLAAIPLLRAAGCGQFVALTGHDDAATRQRCIEHGCIDVLVKPVPARELMRRLSGWLG, from the coding sequence GTGACACACGCGCACGTTCTCCTCGTCGAAGACAGCGAGGCGGTGGCGGGCGCCATGCACATTCTCATCGAGAGCGCCGGCTACCGCTTCACGTGGGCCGAGTCGATCGCCGATGCGATCGCGCGCGGAACGACGGATCCGGCGCAGCTGGTGCTGCTCGATCTCACGCTGCCGGACGGCGAAGGCCTGGCGGCGATTCCGTTGCTGCGCGCCGCGGGCTGTGGACAGTTCGTGGCGCTCACGGGCCACGACGACGCCGCGACACGGCAGCGATGCATCGAGCACGGATGCATCGACGTCCTGGTGAAGCCTGTACCCGCTCGAGAGTTGATGCGGCGGCTGAGCGGGTGGTTGGGGTGA
- a CDS encoding alkaline phosphatase family protein: MLQIDALPYAELRRAIELGYCPTISQLVREEQYTLRRWFCGLPAATPYCQAGIFYGTNECIPAFRFYDKTERRVITCNTPSGVQYIRDRIHAPGALAGGSSYVNLLDGDAQTVAFTVATREKMSAFRRLGGWRMAMLILLHPIRMLRMGFQAVLEWLREEYERGVGELRGKRTHSEGLFPFIRVLSNVIVRELQTMAILLDIYLGVPIIYSTFMQYDELGHHFGPSSFQALRDLRRTDARIREIRRMIRNLGGREYDLVILSDHGMTPSSSYRVRFGESLGRTVEKILERDATRTGERPLRSAASFDVTSEYADVGAQVVEAVAQVTPESQPRSRKLIRKVRDWVRSRYGLRELILPEKYRIEEDHEVVVTYSSCLALLYFADDVRPLELTDIVTDGRRAMLYAELIEHPGVGLLGTRNGPSVHLESRMGRAIVVDGQLEVLEGQNPLEPYGTGEKVLRAIEHLIRQSNTGDITIFGAYDGYEIVSFDDQIGAHGAAGGNQLHPFLIGPPHLHLDRARIDDARDIHSAIMLRYARD, from the coding sequence ATGCTCCAGATCGACGCGCTCCCGTACGCCGAGCTTCGGCGCGCGATCGAGCTGGGATATTGTCCGACAATCTCCCAGCTCGTGCGCGAAGAGCAGTACACCCTGCGCCGCTGGTTCTGCGGACTGCCCGCCGCGACGCCCTACTGCCAGGCCGGAATCTTCTACGGCACGAATGAATGCATTCCGGCATTCCGCTTCTACGACAAGACCGAACGCCGCGTCATCACCTGCAATACGCCGTCGGGCGTGCAATACATTCGCGATCGCATTCACGCGCCCGGCGCGCTCGCCGGCGGCTCGAGCTACGTGAATCTCCTCGACGGCGATGCGCAGACCGTCGCGTTCACGGTCGCCACGCGCGAAAAGATGTCAGCGTTTCGCCGACTCGGCGGATGGCGCATGGCGATGCTCATTCTCTTGCATCCCATCCGCATGCTGCGCATGGGATTTCAGGCGGTGCTCGAGTGGCTGCGCGAGGAATACGAGCGCGGCGTTGGCGAGCTGCGCGGAAAACGTACGCATAGCGAAGGGTTGTTCCCCTTCATCCGTGTCTTGTCCAACGTCATCGTGCGCGAGCTGCAGACGATGGCGATTCTCCTCGACATCTACCTGGGTGTCCCGATCATCTACAGCACGTTCATGCAATACGACGAGCTGGGACATCACTTCGGTCCATCGAGCTTTCAGGCGTTGCGCGATCTGCGCCGCACCGATGCCCGTATTCGCGAGATCCGTCGCATGATCCGCAACCTTGGCGGCCGTGAGTATGACCTCGTGATTCTCTCCGATCACGGCATGACGCCATCGTCGAGCTATCGGGTGCGCTTCGGCGAATCGCTTGGGCGCACGGTGGAAAAGATTCTGGAGCGCGATGCCACACGCACCGGCGAGCGTCCGCTCCGCTCGGCGGCGAGCTTCGACGTCACGTCTGAATACGCCGACGTCGGCGCGCAGGTCGTCGAGGCGGTGGCGCAAGTCACGCCGGAGAGTCAGCCGCGCTCGCGAAAGTTGATCCGCAAGGTTCGCGATTGGGTGCGCAGCCGATACGGTCTGCGCGAGCTGATTCTGCCGGAGAAGTATCGCATCGAGGAGGATCACGAGGTCGTGGTGACGTACAGCTCGTGCCTGGCGCTGCTCTACTTCGCCGACGACGTCCGCCCGCTCGAGCTCACGGACATCGTGACCGACGGCCGCCGCGCGATGCTCTACGCGGAGCTCATCGAGCATCCGGGCGTCGGCCTGCTCGGAACTCGCAACGGGCCTTCGGTACATCTCGAAAGCAGAATGGGACGCGCCATCGTCGTCGACGGACAGCTCGAGGTGCTGGAGGGCCAGAATCCTCTCGAGCCGTACGGAACGGGTGAGAAGGTGCTGCGCGCCATCGAGCATCTCATTCGGCAATCGAACACCGGTGACATCACCATTTTCGGAGCCTATGACGGATACGAGATCGTGTCGTTCGACGACCAGATCGGCGCGCACGGCGCGGCGGGCGGCAATCAACTGCATCCGTTCCTGATCGGGCCGCCGCATTTGCATCTCGACCGGGCGCGCATCGACGACGCGCGCGACATTCACTCGGCGATCATGCTGCGTTATGCGCGCGACTAG
- a CDS encoding BlaI/MecI/CopY family transcriptional regulator, protein MSAHPVPTPAELELLRLLWRHGPQTVRDVHERIKRRRDIGYTTVLKTLQVMAEKGLVTRDESSRSHVYAAAVHETAVKRRLVSDLVESAFDGSAAGLVMQALSTRRASPEEIKEIRRLLDTMKRREEEEERDD, encoded by the coding sequence ATGTCCGCCCACCCCGTCCCCACGCCCGCCGAGCTCGAGCTCCTGCGCCTGCTGTGGCGTCACGGGCCCCAGACCGTGCGCGACGTGCACGAGCGCATCAAGCGACGGCGCGACATCGGATACACGACGGTCCTCAAGACGCTGCAGGTCATGGCGGAGAAAGGCTTGGTCACGCGCGACGAATCGTCGCGCTCGCACGTGTACGCCGCGGCCGTGCACGAAACGGCCGTGAAGCGGCGCTTGGTGAGCGACCTGGTCGAGAGCGCCTTCGACGGCTCCGCCGCCGGTCTCGTGATGCAAGCCCTGTCCACGCGGCGTGCATCGCCGGAAGAGATCAAGGAAATCCGCCGACTGCTCGACACGATGAAGCGCCGCGAGGAAGAGGAGGAGCGCGATGATTGA
- a CDS encoding HAMP domain-containing sensor histidine kinase codes for MSRVESADERTTLQATPEDSRVAALEAQLKEAALEIAELRARDALKTQFLANISHDLRTPLTAVITHAEILRDGILGDLSPRQMESVRGIISGGRQLLNQVGEILTYARGAANQLTLVPTRFPMRDVLREVSGLNESLLKKKQITLHVDAPAELPHVTADREKIAHVIGNLFGNAVDFTPTGGKVWLRAIEAPEDGVASILVEVGDTGVGIAPEHHDLIFREFAQVDSTPSRPHHGTGLGLTIARKLVELHGGRIWVESELGAGSRFFFTVPLEPVTDD; via the coding sequence ATGAGCCGGGTTGAAAGCGCCGACGAGCGAACCACGCTGCAGGCTACGCCGGAAGACAGTCGCGTGGCCGCGCTCGAAGCACAGCTCAAGGAAGCGGCGCTCGAGATCGCCGAACTTCGCGCGCGCGACGCGCTCAAGACGCAGTTTCTGGCGAACATCTCGCACGATCTGCGGACACCGCTCACCGCCGTCATCACGCACGCGGAAATTCTGCGCGACGGCATCCTGGGCGATCTGTCGCCGCGGCAGATGGAAAGCGTGCGCGGCATCATCAGCGGCGGTCGGCAGCTGCTCAATCAGGTGGGCGAGATTCTCACCTACGCGCGCGGCGCCGCGAATCAATTGACGCTCGTGCCGACCCGCTTCCCCATGCGGGACGTGCTGCGCGAAGTGAGCGGGCTCAATGAGTCTTTGCTCAAGAAGAAGCAGATCACGCTGCACGTCGACGCACCGGCCGAACTGCCGCACGTGACGGCGGACCGCGAAAAGATCGCGCACGTGATCGGCAACCTGTTCGGGAACGCGGTGGATTTCACACCGACCGGCGGGAAGGTGTGGTTGCGCGCGATCGAAGCACCGGAAGACGGCGTGGCCTCGATCCTGGTCGAAGTCGGCGACACGGGCGTCGGCATCGCGCCCGAGCATCACGATCTCATCTTCCGTGAATTCGCGCAGGTCGATTCGACGCCGTCCCGCCCGCACCACGGCACGGGGTTGGGCCTGACGATCGCGCGCAAACTGGTCGAGCTGCACGGCGGGCGCATCTGGGTGGAAAGCGAGCTTGGCGCGGGCAGCCGCTTCTTCTTCACGGTGCCGCTCGAGCCGGTCACGGACGACTGA
- a CDS encoding M56 family metallopeptidase, producing the protein MIDVIGWTLVHAAWEGGVIAIVAALALWMTRRASAATRYLIALSALGLMVAAPVATTLFTIHRSAPLNAERGPFAIDATPAVSSAAPAASTMRVAVQRTRAAASPSLTSRAGSLRVHIDRALPWLVAAWLLGIALLSLRTCVGVMHVWRLGHRGISAVAGELREVAGELAQRLGIRAAVRIVQSARVDVPMVVGWIEPMVLVPISLLASAAPAQLEMMIAHELAHIRRYDTIVNLAQTSVETLLFFHPAAWWTSARVREERENCCDDLAILVSGADRVRYGTMLLMLEESRASLALSAAANGGPLRRRVERIILGPNSRVELGGSWFAAVATLLVVLVIAVPRHAPAASVPAPASATSAASVPSGPSGPSGRSSAASPSSMTSPIAMHATPVVQHPTRSTPMPRRSLALGAALTLAATAAGAQRVPNISGRWVSYDSVSGKPQETYTLEQTDRALKFVQDSGSITFEIAEPDSAGALRVRGPIAGTMIIKGVEYAMTVTRDTVALNAQWRSGHVDFALAAGPKSGLIQVNGRMTLWLDTNGDLLVVTETPQDNGPVKRSVARYHR; encoded by the coding sequence ATGATTGACGTCATCGGTTGGACGCTCGTGCATGCCGCGTGGGAAGGCGGTGTGATCGCCATCGTGGCCGCCCTCGCGCTGTGGATGACGCGACGCGCGTCCGCGGCCACGCGGTATCTCATCGCGCTCTCGGCTCTCGGCCTCATGGTCGCGGCGCCGGTCGCCACGACGCTGTTCACCATTCATCGATCGGCGCCGCTCAACGCGGAACGTGGGCCGTTCGCGATCGATGCAACGCCGGCTGTTTCGTCGGCGGCTCCCGCAGCATCCACGATGCGCGTTGCGGTGCAGCGCACGCGGGCGGCGGCATCGCCGTCGCTCACGTCGCGCGCCGGTTCGCTGCGCGTCCACATCGACCGCGCACTGCCGTGGCTCGTCGCCGCGTGGCTGCTCGGTATCGCCCTCTTGTCGCTGCGCACATGCGTCGGCGTCATGCATGTCTGGCGGCTCGGACACCGCGGTATCTCGGCGGTCGCCGGCGAGCTCCGCGAAGTCGCCGGCGAGCTTGCCCAACGACTTGGTATTCGCGCCGCCGTTCGCATTGTCCAGTCGGCGCGCGTCGACGTGCCGATGGTCGTCGGTTGGATCGAGCCCATGGTCCTGGTTCCAATCAGCTTGCTCGCGAGCGCGGCACCGGCGCAGCTCGAGATGATGATCGCGCACGAGCTCGCGCACATTCGCCGGTACGATACGATCGTGAATCTCGCGCAGACGAGCGTCGAGACGCTGCTCTTCTTTCATCCGGCGGCGTGGTGGACGTCGGCGCGGGTTCGCGAAGAACGTGAGAACTGCTGCGACGATCTTGCCATCCTCGTCTCGGGCGCCGACCGTGTGCGATACGGAACGATGCTCCTCATGCTCGAGGAGTCGCGCGCCAGTCTCGCGCTGTCGGCGGCGGCGAACGGCGGACCGCTCAGGCGCCGCGTCGAGCGCATCATCCTCGGACCGAATTCGCGTGTGGAGCTCGGCGGATCGTGGTTCGCGGCGGTCGCAACGCTGCTCGTCGTGCTCGTGATCGCCGTGCCGCGCCACGCGCCCGCCGCGTCGGTACCCGCGCCGGCATCAGCGACATCAGCGGCATCAGTACCATCGGGGCCATCGGGGCCATCGGGCCGATCGTCGGCAGCATCGCCTTCGTCGATGACATCGCCGATCGCCATGCATGCGACGCCAGTCGTTCAACACCCTACGCGGAGTACACCCATGCCACGTCGCTCACTCGCCCTTGGCGCCGCGCTCACACTCGCGGCCACCGCGGCCGGCGCGCAGCGCGTCCCGAACATCTCCGGCCGCTGGGTGTCGTACGACTCGGTTAGCGGGAAGCCGCAGGAGACCTACACGCTCGAGCAGACCGATCGCGCGTTGAAGTTCGTCCAGGACTCGGGCTCGATCACGTTCGAGATCGCCGAACCGGACAGCGCCGGCGCGCTGCGCGTGCGCGGGCCGATCGCGGGAACGATGATCATCAAGGGCGTCGAGTATGCCATGACCGTGACACGCGACACCGTCGCGCTGAATGCCCAGTGGAGGAGCGGCCACGTTGACTTCGCCTTGGCGGCGGGGCCGAAGTCTGGTCTGATTCAAGTCAACGGCCGAATGACGCTATGGCTGGACACGAACGGCGATCTCCTCGTCGTCACCGAGACGCCGCAAGACAACGGACCCGTCAAGCGCAGCGTGGCGCGGTATCACCGCTAG
- a CDS encoding ABC transporter ATP-binding protein, with the protein MGLALVVGAAAFSSVGPWFLRGALDGIRAGAPLKSIWLLGGAMVAASLIGGAGRYMMREKINGLSRWIEYDLRNDLFRKLEEVDATYFTRMRTGDLMARLTNDLSAVRQAVGPAIMYFANTIFGGAFAIAFMLHISSRLTAVAVLPMIILPAIGLWLGRRIHARFEAVQAQFSDMTTLAQENLAGVRIVRAFRQEAAEMARWATLNDEYLDKNMGLAKLYGIMQPSFGMFAGLGMVAVAGFGGVLVIQGTISVGSYVAFGLYLGMLTWPLIALGWVINLFQRGAASTARLLDILDATSLLDVPRARVRSLPTVTAGRGIEFRNVGFHYPTEAGASPRWVLRDITFSVPAGATIGVVGATGSGKSALMDLVPRLLDPQEGEILIDGVPIRDVELTELRREIGYVPQESFLFSDTIGSNLVYGTEEGVNAEFRAEVRSAAARNNQDVNAEFRAEARGAEARNNQAVNAEFRAEVRSAEARNNHQDSGAWAARIAQLAETIESFPGGYETILGERGINLSGGQKQRAALARALARRPSIVLLDDALSAVDTHTEAEILHALHDALAGRTAMIASHRISAIRDATWIIVLDEGRIVEQGRHEDLLAAGGRYWALLSRQQLEESIEADEGDGDGDALSDALAETSTKG; encoded by the coding sequence TTGGGATTGGCGCTCGTCGTCGGCGCGGCAGCGTTCTCGAGCGTGGGACCATGGTTTTTGCGCGGCGCACTCGACGGCATTCGCGCGGGCGCCCCGCTCAAATCTATCTGGCTCCTGGGCGGAGCGATGGTAGCCGCGTCACTGATCGGCGGTGCCGGCCGTTACATGATGCGCGAGAAGATCAACGGCTTGAGCCGCTGGATCGAATACGATCTGCGCAACGATCTCTTTCGCAAGCTCGAGGAAGTCGACGCGACGTACTTCACGCGCATGCGCACCGGCGACTTGATGGCGCGGCTCACCAACGATCTGAGCGCCGTGCGTCAGGCGGTCGGTCCGGCGATCATGTACTTCGCGAACACGATCTTCGGCGGTGCGTTCGCCATTGCGTTCATGCTGCACATCTCGTCGCGGCTCACCGCCGTCGCGGTGCTCCCGATGATCATTCTGCCGGCGATCGGACTCTGGCTCGGCCGCCGCATTCATGCGCGCTTCGAGGCCGTGCAGGCGCAGTTCAGCGACATGACGACGCTCGCGCAGGAGAATCTCGCCGGCGTGCGCATCGTGCGCGCGTTTCGCCAGGAAGCCGCTGAAATGGCGCGGTGGGCGACGCTCAACGATGAGTATCTCGACAAGAACATGGGGCTCGCGAAACTCTACGGCATCATGCAGCCGTCATTCGGCATGTTCGCGGGACTCGGCATGGTTGCGGTCGCCGGCTTCGGCGGCGTGTTGGTGATCCAGGGCACCATCAGCGTCGGCAGCTATGTCGCATTCGGTCTCTACCTCGGCATGTTGACGTGGCCGCTCATCGCGCTCGGCTGGGTCATCAATCTCTTTCAACGCGGCGCCGCGTCGACCGCCCGGCTGCTCGACATCCTCGACGCGACGTCGCTGCTCGACGTGCCGCGCGCGCGCGTGCGCTCGCTGCCGACAGTCACAGCCGGACGCGGAATCGAATTTAGAAATGTGGGATTCCATTATCCGACTGAAGCCGGCGCGTCGCCGCGCTGGGTGTTGCGCGACATTACTTTTTCGGTGCCGGCGGGCGCGACGATCGGCGTCGTCGGCGCAACGGGCAGCGGCAAGAGTGCGTTAATGGATTTGGTGCCGCGCCTGTTAGATCCGCAGGAAGGCGAGATTCTGATCGATGGCGTACCGATCCGCGACGTCGAGCTCACCGAGCTGCGCCGCGAGATCGGCTATGTGCCGCAGGAGAGTTTTCTCTTCAGCGATACGATTGGCAGTAATCTCGTCTATGGCACTGAAGAAGGCGTCAACGCGGAATTCCGAGCGGAGGTGCGCAGCGCCGCAGCGAGGAACAATCAAGACGTCAACGCGGAATTCCGAGCGGAGGCGCGCGGCGCCGAAGCGAGGAACAATCAAGCCGTCAATGCGGAATTCCGAGCGGAGGTGCGCAGCGCCGAAGCGAGGAACAATCACCAAGATTCGGGGGCGTGGGCAGCGCGTATCGCACAGCTCGCGGAAACCATCGAATCATTTCCCGGTGGATACGAAACGATTCTTGGGGAACGCGGTATCAATCTGTCCGGCGGGCAAAAGCAGCGTGCGGCACTCGCGCGTGCGCTGGCACGGCGCCCAAGCATCGTGTTGCTCGACGATGCGCTGTCGGCGGTGGACACGCACACGGAAGCCGAGATTCTCCACGCGCTGCATGACGCGCTCGCGGGACGCACGGCGATGATCGCGTCGCATCGCATCAGCGCGATTCGCGATGCGACGTGGATCATCGTGCTGGACGAAGGACGGATTGTCGAGCAGGGACGGCATGAGGATCTTCTCGCCGCGGGCGGACGATACTGGGCGTTGCTCAGCCGCCAGCAGCTCGAGGAATCGATCGAAGCCGATGAGGGAGACGGCGACGGCGATGCGCTCTCCGACGCATTGGCGGAAACCAGCACCAAGGGGTAG
- a CDS encoding TonB-dependent receptor, whose product MTKLLLLAASALRAQGVIAGHIIDSTTAEPRAGASVSIVGTTRGAIASENGRYVIANVAPGEITLRARLLGYKQIEKRVVVSASDTTRVDFALATEATVLGAVRTEARSVERDAFESRPSVGTVQITARAAEGVPKFAEPDIIRVVQLLPGVEARNDFSTGLNVRGGEADQNLILMDGYPIYNPFHLGGLFSTFIDPTVGDITLMTGGFPARYGGRLSSVLDVHSAEELRTGVHGAADISVLASTGELGGAFAQGKGSWMIAGRRTYADKFVKLINPNDQLPYHFRDEQAHFSYAFTPSTKLTLTAYDGRDQLDANIATLGDSATASGGAFQFGWGNRVVGASLSKSFATRRRSALGRFFLGDSTTLEERASLTTFSTTLDLGDGTLTLANHVSERRLAGSVTAHTSSHDRSFGYDVSAYGFTYDAVSEQTQTSLYDLRQHPTSAGLYFDDLWRASPKWLVETGVRGEGLTGRAWTGVSPRVSAKYFLTPDFALTGAVGRFTQWTHSLAREDIPVRLFDFWVASDATTPVSSAWHYILGSERWLSPTRYVRVEGFYKKYGTLLEANPQEDPNVRGDEFFPVNGDSYGIDVLLRQFEKGPLSGWIAYTYAVAARQLDTLRYFPGHDRRHDVNVVAQWHLARYVLGVRFGYATGTPYTDIVGQIVRRVYDPGLNAYGTRGGGAIVEFVGGARNAARLPTTQRLDVDVTRNYHVGGTTIAPFLSLVNAYNAKNVFLYVFDYTTNPPTRQAISQFPFLPSAGVSIKF is encoded by the coding sequence ATGACAAAATTGTTATTGCTCGCCGCGAGCGCCCTTCGCGCCCAAGGTGTGATCGCCGGCCACATCATCGATTCGACCACCGCTGAACCCCGCGCCGGCGCGAGCGTCTCGATCGTCGGCACGACACGCGGCGCGATCGCCAGCGAGAATGGCCGTTACGTGATCGCGAATGTCGCGCCGGGTGAAATCACGCTCCGCGCGCGGCTGCTCGGTTATAAGCAAATTGAAAAGCGCGTCGTTGTTTCCGCGAGTGACACCACACGCGTCGATTTCGCGCTCGCGACCGAAGCCACGGTGCTCGGCGCCGTGCGCACGGAAGCACGCTCCGTCGAACGCGACGCATTCGAATCGCGGCCGAGCGTAGGCACGGTGCAAATCACGGCGCGTGCGGCCGAGGGTGTGCCGAAGTTCGCGGAGCCGGACATCATTCGCGTCGTGCAGCTGCTGCCGGGCGTCGAGGCACGCAACGACTTCTCGACCGGGCTGAACGTGCGCGGCGGCGAGGCGGATCAGAATCTCATTCTGATGGACGGATATCCGATCTACAATCCGTTTCATCTCGGCGGCTTGTTCAGCACCTTCATCGATCCAACCGTCGGCGACATCACGCTGATGACCGGCGGCTTCCCTGCCCGCTACGGCGGCCGCCTGTCGAGTGTGCTCGACGTGCATTCGGCTGAAGAGCTGCGCACCGGCGTGCACGGTGCGGCCGACATCTCGGTGCTCGCCTCGACCGGTGAGCTCGGCGGGGCGTTCGCGCAAGGCAAAGGCAGTTGGATGATCGCCGGGCGTCGCACGTACGCCGACAAATTCGTGAAGCTGATCAACCCGAACGATCAGCTGCCGTATCACTTCCGCGACGAGCAAGCGCATTTCAGCTATGCCTTCACGCCGAGCACGAAGCTGACGCTCACGGCGTACGATGGTCGCGACCAACTCGATGCGAACATCGCCACGTTGGGCGACTCGGCAACCGCGAGCGGCGGCGCGTTTCAGTTTGGTTGGGGCAACCGGGTCGTCGGCGCATCGCTGTCCAAGTCGTTCGCGACGCGCCGGCGTTCGGCGCTCGGACGCTTCTTTCTCGGCGACAGCACGACGCTCGAGGAGCGTGCGTCGCTGACGACGTTTTCGACGACACTGGATCTGGGTGACGGCACGCTGACGCTCGCGAATCACGTCAGCGAACGTCGCCTCGCGGGAAGCGTGACCGCGCACACGTCGTCACACGACCGCTCGTTCGGCTACGACGTGTCGGCGTACGGCTTCACCTATGACGCCGTTTCGGAGCAGACCCAAACGTCGCTGTACGATCTTCGCCAGCATCCAACGTCCGCGGGATTGTACTTCGACGATCTCTGGCGCGCGTCGCCCAAGTGGCTCGTCGAAACAGGCGTGCGCGGCGAAGGGCTCACTGGCCGAGCCTGGACGGGCGTCTCGCCGCGCGTGTCGGCGAAGTATTTCCTCACGCCGGACTTCGCGCTGACCGGCGCCGTCGGCCGATTCACGCAGTGGACACATTCCCTCGCGCGCGAAGACATTCCCGTACGCCTGTTCGACTTCTGGGTCGCGAGCGATGCGACGACGCCTGTGTCGAGCGCGTGGCATTACATCCTTGGCTCGGAGCGCTGGCTCAGCCCAACGCGCTACGTGCGCGTGGAAGGATTCTACAAGAAGTACGGCACGCTCCTCGAGGCGAATCCGCAGGAAGATCCAAATGTGCGGGGCGACGAGTTCTTTCCCGTGAACGGCGACTCGTACGGGATCGACGTGCTGTTGCGCCAATTCGAGAAGGGGCCGCTCAGCGGCTGGATCGCGTACACGTATGCCGTCGCGGCCCGGCAGCTGGACACGCTCCGGTACTTTCCGGGACACGACCGGCGCCATGACGTCAATGTCGTCGCGCAGTGGCATCTGGCGCGATATGTCCTCGGCGTCCGTTTCGGCTATGCGACCGGCACGCCGTACACCGACATCGTTGGCCAGATCGTGCGGCGCGTGTACGATCCCGGACTCAATGCGTACGGCACGCGCGGCGGCGGCGCCATCGTGGAATTCGTGGGCGGCGCCCGGAACGCCGCGCGATTGCCGACGACGCAGCGGCTCGACGTCGATGTGACAAGAAATTATCACGTCGGAGGCACGACGATCGCCCCGTTTCTGAGTTTAGTAAACGCATATAACGCCAAGAATGTGTTTCTGTACGTGTTCGACTACACCACCAATCCGCCGACGCGCCAGGCGATCTCGCAATTCCCCTTCCTCCCGTCGGCCGGTGTTTCGATCAAGTTCTAG